Proteins co-encoded in one Halorussus vallis genomic window:
- a CDS encoding DUF7314 family protein: MADEFAKGLGIATAGGLVWMVLSGWYTTPGFEEAQLWGKIPGNLDTYGQAAIMLRSTMAWFIIFGALTFWVLIPAFRQIREAR, from the coding sequence ATGGCTGACGAATTCGCGAAGGGACTCGGCATCGCCACGGCGGGCGGACTCGTCTGGATGGTGCTGTCGGGCTGGTACACCACGCCCGGCTTCGAGGAGGCACAGCTCTGGGGGAAGATTCCCGGCAACCTCGACACCTACGGGCAGGCAGCGATTATGCTTCGCTCGACGATGGCCTGGTTCATCATCTTCGGCGCCCTGACGTTCTGGGTCCTCATCCCGGCGTTCAGGCAGATTCGAGAAGCCCGATAA
- a CDS encoding DUF7315 family membrane protein, translated as MDSSTDRSDDESRAREVVVPLHLYKVVTVFSTLFAVAFVVGGFIVLDTATGQARLSFSEVDVPVAILGVAMVAAGAVVYAFSTRFRAEGMGKPKDGSDEPSDNG; from the coding sequence ATGGATTCCAGTACCGACCGTTCCGACGACGAGTCTCGCGCCCGCGAGGTCGTCGTCCCGCTCCACCTCTACAAGGTGGTCACCGTCTTCTCGACGCTGTTCGCCGTCGCGTTCGTCGTCGGCGGGTTCATCGTCCTCGACACCGCAACCGGCCAGGCGAGACTCTCGTTCTCGGAGGTCGACGTGCCGGTGGCGATACTCGGCGTGGCGATGGTGGCCGCGGGAGCGGTCGTCTACGCGTTCTCCACGCGGTTCCGCGCCGAAGGAATGGGAAAACCTAAAGACGGCAGCGACGAACCTTCTGATAATGGCTGA
- a CDS encoding DUF7318 family protein translates to MSSTGSTYGDIHRYEPARESTAAAIAIVLLTVVEVVFVGLFTYGLLSGWGYTEIGNMYLGFILGVIFVDLAFILLLYRKEFLPDVMIVKKRRRKWEDLYVREEQVDGSGSVGSAWDQFKRAVYPYYKR, encoded by the coding sequence GTGTCCTCGACCGGCTCCACCTACGGCGACATCCACCGCTACGAACCGGCCCGCGAGAGCACGGCCGCCGCCATCGCCATCGTGTTGTTGACGGTGGTGGAGGTCGTGTTCGTCGGCCTGTTCACCTACGGACTCCTCAGCGGATGGGGGTACACCGAGATCGGGAACATGTACCTCGGGTTCATTCTCGGGGTCATCTTCGTCGATCTGGCGTTCATCCTCCTGCTGTACCGCAAGGAGTTCCTCCCCGACGTGATGATCGTCAAGAAGCGTCGGCGCAAGTGGGAGGACCTCTACGTCCGCGAAGAACAGGTCGACGGCAGCGGTTCGGTCGGTAGTGCGTGGGACCAGTTCAAGCGCGCAGTGTATCCCTACTACAAGCGATAA
- a CDS encoding cytochrome bc complex cytochrome b subunit, whose amino-acid sequence MADEEQEPKTDGSGTGIVPPDDETPTWSERKERTQGLSRLTYEYFERARREDQDLRQESSYVERDVLAFPVWPHEMIRNLSLTSFFVGMIIFLSATLPPHLGPPADPSSTPAVILPDWYLYWSFGLLKLGPLNPELAILGGEKLMSDRSYGVVANVVVVGFIAVVPFLNKGSARRPVEQPFWAAVGMTGVVFAVTISALSIKNLIPIDSHLLFDLTFLLPIVGGTITYAVLKSMREGYMFDLNRRYYRLRPPK is encoded by the coding sequence ATGGCAGACGAAGAACAAGAACCCAAGACAGACGGAAGCGGCACCGGAATCGTCCCGCCGGACGACGAGACCCCGACGTGGAGCGAGCGCAAAGAACGCACCCAGGGGCTCTCCCGGCTGACCTACGAGTACTTCGAGCGGGCCCGACGTGAGGACCAGGACCTCCGCCAGGAGTCCAGCTACGTCGAGCGCGACGTACTGGCGTTCCCGGTGTGGCCCCACGAGATGATCCGGAACCTCTCGCTGACGAGCTTCTTCGTCGGCATGATCATCTTCCTGTCGGCGACGCTGCCGCCGCACCTCGGTCCGCCGGCCGACCCGAGTTCCACCCCGGCGGTCATCCTGCCCGACTGGTACCTCTACTGGTCGTTCGGCCTGCTGAAGCTCGGCCCGCTCAACCCCGAACTGGCGATCCTGGGCGGCGAGAAGCTGATGTCCGACCGCTCGTACGGTGTCGTCGCCAACGTCGTCGTCGTCGGCTTCATCGCCGTCGTGCCGTTCCTCAACAAGGGGAGCGCGCGGCGGCCCGTCGAGCAGCCGTTCTGGGCCGCGGTCGGCATGACCGGCGTCGTCTTCGCCGTCACCATCAGCGCGCTGTCGATCAAGAACCTCATCCCCATCGACTCGCACCTGCTGTTCGACCTGACGTTCCTGCTGCCCATCGTCGGCGGCACCATCACCTACGCGGTGTTGAAGTCGATGCGCGAAGGGTACATGTTCGACCTCAACCGGCGGTACTACCGGCTCCGACCGCCGAAGTAA
- the mvaD gene encoding phosphomevalonate decarboxylase MvaD — protein MKATAKAHPIQGLVKYHGMRDEELRLPYHDSISLCTAPSHTKTTVEFDASLDSDTFVVDGEELSGHAADRVSKVITHVRELADADHAEHPVRLESENSFPSNVGLGSSSSGFAAAATAAVAAADLDLSKPEISTIARRGSSSAARAVTGGFSDLHTGLNDEDCRSERLESPLEDEVRIVAGLVPAYKETEEAHREAADSHMFEARMAHIHDQLAEMRDALREGDFERVFETAEHDSLSLAATTMTGPAAWVYWKPETLEIFDAVRELRDDGVPVYYSTDTGASVYVNTTEEYVDEVEAVVADCGVETMSWRVGGPAEVLPENEALF, from the coding sequence ATGAAGGCGACCGCGAAGGCCCACCCGATTCAGGGCCTCGTCAAGTACCACGGTATGCGCGACGAGGAACTCAGACTCCCCTACCACGACTCCATCAGCCTCTGCACCGCGCCGAGCCACACCAAGACCACCGTCGAGTTCGACGCCTCGCTCGATTCGGACACCTTCGTGGTCGACGGCGAGGAGCTTTCGGGCCACGCCGCCGACCGCGTCTCGAAGGTCATCACGCACGTACGTGAACTCGCCGACGCCGACCACGCCGAGCACCCCGTCCGATTAGAGAGCGAGAACTCCTTCCCCTCGAACGTCGGCCTCGGCTCCTCCTCCTCGGGATTCGCCGCGGCCGCGACCGCGGCGGTCGCGGCCGCCGACCTCGACCTCTCGAAGCCCGAAATCTCGACTATCGCGCGCCGCGGTTCCTCCTCGGCCGCCCGGGCGGTCACCGGCGGGTTCTCGGACCTCCACACGGGCCTCAACGACGAGGACTGCCGGTCCGAGCGCCTCGAATCCCCGCTCGAAGACGAGGTCCGCATCGTCGCCGGCCTGGTCCCAGCCTACAAGGAAACCGAGGAGGCCCACCGCGAGGCCGCCGACAGCCACATGTTCGAGGCCCGGATGGCCCACATCCACGACCAACTCGCGGAGATGCGAGACGCCCTGCGCGAGGGCGACTTCGAACGGGTCTTCGAAACCGCCGAACACGACTCGCTGTCGCTGGCCGCGACGACCATGACCGGCCCCGCCGCGTGGGTTTACTGGAAGCCCGAGACGCTCGAAATCTTCGACGCCGTGCGCGAACTGCGCGACGACGGCGTGCCGGTTTACTACTCGACCGACACCGGCGCGAGCGTCTACGTCAACACCACCGAGGAGTACGTCGACGAAGTCGAGGCGGTCGTCGCCGACTGCGGCGTCGAAACCATGTCCTGGCGCGTCGGCGGCCCCGCCGAGGTCCTGCCCGAGAACGAAGCGCTGTTCTGA
- the nth gene encoding endonuclease III — MGEPLEPREAQVEEVLDRLYEAYPDSTISLNFSNRLELLIAVMLSAQCTDERVNKETEHLFEKYETVEDYANADVEELSEELGSITYHNSKADYIKSSAQAIIDEHDGEVPDTMEGLTDLKGVGRKTANVVLQHGYDTVEGVVVDTHVQRISRRLAITEEETPKKMERDLMEVVPKEHWQQYTHLFISHGRATCTAINPDCDDCVLEDICPSSKLDHEIDLADGEPWD, encoded by the coding sequence ATGGGAGAGCCACTCGAACCGCGCGAAGCCCAAGTCGAAGAGGTGCTGGACAGACTCTACGAGGCCTACCCCGACTCGACCATCTCGCTCAACTTCTCGAACCGACTCGAACTCCTCATCGCGGTGATGCTGTCGGCCCAGTGCACCGACGAGCGGGTGAACAAGGAGACCGAACACCTCTTCGAGAAGTACGAAACCGTCGAGGACTACGCGAACGCCGACGTCGAGGAACTCTCCGAGGAACTCGGCTCCATCACCTACCACAACAGCAAGGCCGACTACATCAAGTCGTCCGCCCAGGCCATCATCGACGAGCACGACGGCGAGGTGCCCGACACGATGGAGGGGTTGACCGACCTGAAGGGCGTCGGGCGCAAGACCGCCAACGTCGTGCTCCAGCACGGCTACGACACCGTGGAGGGCGTCGTCGTCGACACCCACGTCCAGCGAATCTCGCGGCGACTCGCCATCACGGAGGAGGAGACGCCGAAGAAGATGGAGCGCGACCTGATGGAGGTCGTCCCGAAGGAGCACTGGCAGCAGTACACCCACCTGTTCATCAGCCACGGCCGGGCGACCTGTACGGCCATCAACCCCGACTGCGACGACTGCGTGCTCGAAGACATCTGCCCGTCCTCGAAACTCGACCACGAGATAGACCTCGCCGACGGCGAGCCCTGGGACTGA
- a CDS encoding pentapeptide repeat-containing protein — translation MSTSRCGYIFRIASPLSDQREACCTREVLDGADRCAFHLDGDKSDVIRKPLTVGKDERLSESVFRGANLAGEEAFAGRTLNDCDFSSADLRHVDFSEADLTDATFCDADLRYADLTNARLQNADFTGAQLQQADLVDADGRGATFEGANLENTSFTRTNLRNATIVDAELYEAAFSDTWINQGTELGETCVYETKDESESADAEWSNRYSAAAWTYRALEQLCRENALPRKTRKYYIREKNARRKFAWHTGDYRRALKAEGSRWVMEYGSNPWRVVGVSAVVILLSAMIYPLTGGIQESVGGSTITYSVEDPTEINSLNLSYLYTVVFLKSLYFSIVTFATLGYGDISPIGAAARAVATFETIMGSLLIALLVFVLSRSVTW, via the coding sequence ATGAGTACGAGTCGATGCGGCTACATCTTTCGTATCGCATCCCCGCTCTCCGACCAGCGCGAGGCGTGTTGCACGCGCGAGGTCCTCGACGGCGCCGACCGTTGTGCGTTCCACCTCGACGGCGACAAGAGCGACGTGATACGGAAACCGCTGACGGTGGGGAAAGACGAGCGGTTGAGCGAGTCGGTGTTTCGCGGAGCGAACCTCGCCGGGGAGGAAGCGTTCGCGGGTCGGACCCTGAACGACTGTGACTTCTCTTCGGCCGACCTCCGACACGTCGACTTCTCCGAGGCCGACCTCACCGACGCGACCTTCTGCGACGCCGACCTCCGGTACGCCGACCTCACGAACGCCCGACTCCAGAACGCCGACTTCACCGGCGCCCAGTTACAGCAGGCCGACCTCGTCGACGCCGACGGTCGCGGCGCGACGTTCGAGGGCGCCAACCTGGAGAACACCTCGTTCACCCGCACCAACCTCCGGAACGCGACCATCGTCGACGCCGAACTGTACGAGGCCGCCTTCTCGGACACCTGGATCAACCAGGGGACCGAACTGGGCGAGACGTGCGTCTACGAGACGAAAGACGAGTCGGAGTCGGCCGACGCCGAGTGGTCGAACCGGTACTCGGCGGCCGCCTGGACCTACCGAGCGCTCGAACAACTCTGCCGGGAGAACGCGCTCCCCCGCAAGACCCGCAAGTACTACATCCGCGAGAAGAACGCCCGCCGGAAGTTCGCCTGGCACACCGGCGACTACCGGCGAGCGTTGAAGGCCGAAGGGTCGCGGTGGGTGATGGAGTACGGCTCGAACCCGTGGCGGGTCGTCGGCGTCTCCGCGGTCGTCATCCTGCTCTCGGCCATGATTTACCCGCTAACGGGCGGCATCCAGGAGTCCGTCGGCGGATCGACCATCACCTACTCGGTCGAGGACCCGACCGAGATCAACAGCTTGAACCTGAGCTACCTCTACACGGTCGTCTTCTTGAAGAGCCTCTACTTCAGCATCGTCACCTTCGCGACGCTGGGGTACGGCGACATCAGCCCCATCGGAGCGGCGGCCCGGGCCGTCGCGACGTTCGAAACCATCATGGGGTCGCTGTTGATCGCGCTGCTGGTGTTCGTCCTCTCGCGGAGCGTCACCTGGTAA
- a CDS encoding cytochrome b: MSIERKDEYDHGEWMREKNLTPVETTFLTTLIWLDKRFRVVDYLEILETLYYRVNLQMPKSHTEQYNLDNKFWYWYPLYALGSFSTIAYVVAAISGALLGFYYAPGTEGDPSLAYNQLTFIMTDLNFGFMLRSIHRWSAQVMVAAVFLHMLRVYFTGAYKEPRELNWIIGIILISLTMVFGYTGYLLPWDQLAFWAGQIGVEMSLSIPLAGEWVAQLIFGGFSLSAATLQRMYILHVFFLPFVVTTIIAVHIAIVWIQGIAEPH, encoded by the coding sequence ATGAGCATCGAACGCAAAGACGAGTACGACCACGGCGAGTGGATGCGCGAGAAGAACCTGACGCCGGTCGAGACGACGTTCCTCACGACGCTCATCTGGCTCGACAAGCGCTTCCGGGTCGTCGACTACCTCGAGATTCTGGAGACACTCTACTACCGGGTCAATCTCCAGATGCCCAAGAGCCACACCGAGCAGTACAACCTCGACAACAAGTTCTGGTACTGGTACCCGTTGTACGCGCTCGGGAGTTTCTCGACCATCGCGTACGTCGTGGCCGCCATCAGCGGCGCGCTGCTCGGCTTCTACTACGCGCCGGGTACCGAGGGTGACCCGTCGCTGGCGTACAACCAGCTGACGTTCATCATGACCGACCTGAACTTCGGGTTCATGCTCCGGTCCATCCACCGGTGGTCGGCCCAGGTGATGGTCGCGGCGGTGTTCCTGCACATGCTGAGGGTCTACTTCACCGGCGCGTACAAGGAGCCCCGCGAACTCAACTGGATCATCGGCATCATCCTCATCAGCCTCACGATGGTGTTCGGGTACACGGGCTACCTGCTTCCGTGGGACCAGCTGGCGTTCTGGGCAGGACAGATCGGCGTGGAGATGAGCCTCTCGATTCCGCTGGCGGGCGAGTGGGTCGCCCAGCTGATATTCGGCGGTTTCAGCCTGAGCGCGGCGACGCTCCAGCGGATGTACATCCTCCACGTGTTCTTCCTCCCGTTCGTCGTGACCACCATCATCGCCGTCCACATCGCCATCGTGTGGATTCAGGGCATCGCGGAACCCCACTGA
- a CDS encoding SHOCT domain-containing protein, protein MDDPTDDGDAAVAITSLVVLGLGLTALFLGYSWFWMVFVIGFAVLVPLVKVASDAGGRERPDDADRSPAERETAASPTESVGEAADDEPGSKRDALETLRRRYAEGELSDEEFERKLENLLKTETLEDVRETLRERRGPEGDSRPDLEDRERE, encoded by the coding sequence ATGGACGACCCCACGGACGACGGCGACGCCGCCGTCGCCATCACGTCGCTCGTCGTGCTCGGCCTCGGCCTCACCGCGCTCTTTCTGGGCTACAGTTGGTTCTGGATGGTGTTCGTGATCGGATTCGCCGTGCTGGTTCCGCTGGTGAAGGTGGCGTCCGACGCGGGCGGGCGGGAACGGCCCGACGACGCCGACCGGTCGCCCGCCGAGCGCGAAACCGCCGCCTCGCCGACCGAGTCGGTCGGCGAGGCGGCCGACGACGAACCCGGTTCGAAGCGCGACGCCCTCGAAACCCTCCGGCGACGGTACGCCGAAGGCGAACTGAGCGACGAGGAGTTCGAGCGGAAGTTAGAGAATCTGCTCAAAACCGAGACGCTGGAGGACGTGCGCGAAACCCTGCGAGAGCGGCGAGGTCCGGAAGGCGACAGCCGACCGGACCTCGAGGACCGCGAACGAGAGTGA
- a CDS encoding DUF7319 domain-containing protein: MADPDSESPREDAPEVDADADDEAASEAERRERLREEVEDKYDFEDFGPRDMAEMSYEEWEAAFDPDTWITGETLLDRVEADLKNRVAGRDVFAVVERIVQDGEPRLLAYSDEGYAVVYPDGSVEGRGTVLRDVKPTVALASMESYEVPEMPDGDVLPDPAQVPEGSGQLGNQLMQIVAAVQLLAGVALLLSGPVFGLDSNSYVIAAVVGLGFLVFSVFVFLLVANARLSDRFRAEEYRNRLRAVGLEDDERPAFLPDDDEALAEMGDRAGAEDVPDAGEADSAESASPPRTESDPN, translated from the coding sequence ATGGCCGACCCCGACAGCGAGTCGCCCCGCGAGGACGCTCCCGAGGTGGACGCGGACGCCGACGACGAGGCCGCCTCGGAGGCCGAGCGCCGCGAGCGACTGCGCGAGGAGGTCGAAGATAAGTACGACTTCGAGGACTTCGGCCCGCGGGACATGGCCGAGATGTCCTACGAGGAGTGGGAGGCGGCCTTCGACCCCGACACCTGGATTACGGGCGAGACGCTGCTCGACCGCGTGGAGGCCGACCTCAAGAACCGCGTCGCCGGCCGGGACGTGTTCGCGGTGGTCGAGCGAATCGTCCAGGACGGCGAACCCCGCCTGCTGGCGTACTCCGACGAGGGTTACGCCGTCGTCTACCCCGACGGGAGCGTCGAGGGCCGGGGCACCGTCCTCCGGGACGTGAAGCCGACCGTCGCGCTGGCGTCGATGGAGAGCTACGAGGTGCCCGAGATGCCCGACGGCGACGTGCTCCCGGACCCCGCGCAGGTGCCCGAGGGGTCGGGTCAACTGGGGAATCAGCTGATGCAGATCGTCGCGGCCGTCCAGTTGCTCGCGGGCGTCGCGTTGCTGTTGTCGGGGCCGGTATTCGGCCTCGACTCGAACAGCTACGTCATCGCCGCGGTGGTCGGCCTCGGCTTCCTCGTGTTCTCCGTGTTCGTCTTCCTGCTGGTCGCGAACGCCCGACTCTCCGACCGCTTCCGCGCCGAGGAGTACCGCAACCGCCTCCGAGCGGTCGGACTCGAAGACGACGAGCGACCCGCGTTCCTCCCGGACGACGACGAGGCGCTCGCCGAGATGGGCGACCGGGCCGGGGCCGAGGACGTCCCGGACGCGGGCGAGGCCGACTCCGCGGAGTCGGCCTCGCCGCCCCGAACCGAGTCGGACCCCAACTGA
- a CDS encoding plastocyanin/azurin family copper-binding protein: MKRRDFLMAASGVAGGTAAGAATAGAQETTTSSGNGTSTGNTTTASGNATTTAANGTAGGTTSGGGGGGGGPTKTVTVGPGGSLKFEPADVTIAPGTTVKWVWESDNHNVVPSSVPDGASWEGTPGAPSKTYNTGYTYTHTFQTTGTYEYFCQPHKTAGMTGTITVQQGGASSGGGGHAEANPEHMGVPFQAHFVGIATLLMMVVSLVYTFFLLKYGESPHAKGGS; the protein is encoded by the coding sequence ATGAAGAGGCGGGACTTTCTGATGGCAGCCAGCGGTGTTGCTGGCGGAACCGCCGCGGGTGCGGCGACCGCCGGCGCCCAGGAGACGACCACGTCTTCTGGCAACGGCACCTCCACCGGCAACACCACGACTGCCTCTGGAAACGCGACGACGACGGCCGCCAACGGGACGGCGGGCGGTACCACGTCCGGCGGTGGCGGCGGTGGCGGTGGACCGACGAAGACCGTGACGGTCGGCCCCGGCGGGAGCCTGAAGTTCGAGCCCGCGGACGTCACCATCGCGCCCGGGACCACGGTCAAGTGGGTCTGGGAATCTGACAACCACAACGTGGTGCCCTCGAGCGTCCCCGACGGCGCTAGCTGGGAGGGGACGCCCGGCGCGCCGAGCAAGACGTACAACACCGGTTACACCTACACGCACACGTTCCAGACGACCGGAACCTACGAGTACTTCTGCCAGCCCCACAAGACCGCCGGCATGACCGGCACCATCACCGTTCAACAGGGCGGTGCAAGCTCCGGCGGCGGCGGGCACGCGGAGGCCAACCCCGAACACATGGGCGTGCCGTTCCAGGCCCACTTCGTCGGCATCGCGACCCTCCTGATGATGGTCGTCTCGCTGGTGTACACGTTCTTCCTGTTGAAGTACGGCGAATCGCCGCACGCCAAAGGGGGTAGCTAA
- a CDS encoding DUF7321 family protein has protein sequence MVSEALVATVAALAVTASFPFYLYGAWYIIDQEVVTWPVLVHHLKFIGVGLLLTTVPMVTWMFPRFFEQIGGFAALHAFLGLQAYAMLILALTGIVRIFQVKHGHDLYAEDADRDVDIGELHENMGAWRSRLRIGVAGYVLFWVLAWLAGVYRFVTEYVLVA, from the coding sequence ATGGTCAGCGAGGCGCTGGTGGCGACGGTGGCGGCGCTCGCGGTGACGGCGAGCTTTCCGTTCTACCTCTACGGCGCGTGGTACATCATCGACCAGGAGGTCGTCACCTGGCCGGTGCTGGTCCACCACCTGAAGTTCATCGGCGTCGGCCTGCTGCTGACGACAGTGCCGATGGTGACGTGGATGTTCCCCCGCTTCTTCGAGCAGATCGGCGGCTTCGCCGCGCTCCACGCCTTCCTCGGGTTGCAGGCGTACGCGATGCTCATCCTCGCGCTCACGGGCATCGTCCGCATCTTCCAGGTCAAACACGGCCACGACCTCTACGCCGAGGACGCCGACCGCGACGTCGACATCGGCGAACTCCACGAGAACATGGGCGCGTGGCGGAGCCGTCTGCGAATCGGCGTGGCGGGCTACGTCCTCTTCTGGGTGCTGGCGTGGCTGGCCGGCGTCTACCGGTTCGTCACCGAGTACGTGCTGGTGGCGTGA
- a CDS encoding YgaP family membrane protein, translated as MERNVGGLDRIVRGVLGTWLVAVAVAAYLDDRNATAATAAIAGAGLLQNAATGFCGGNALLGIDTTSDEACPRE; from the coding sequence ATCGAGCGGAACGTCGGCGGTCTCGACCGAATCGTCAGAGGCGTCCTGGGGACCTGGCTGGTCGCCGTCGCGGTGGCGGCGTATCTCGACGACCGGAACGCGACCGCCGCCACCGCGGCGATAGCGGGCGCGGGACTGCTCCAGAACGCGGCGACGGGATTCTGCGGCGGCAACGCGCTGCTCGGCATCGACACGACGTCCGACGAAGCCTGCCCGCGGGAGTGA
- a CDS encoding NAD(P)/FAD-dependent oxidoreductase: MRIAVLGAGYAGLTLARKLERTVPDDVELVVVEQTGRHLVQHEVHRAIRRPSIADEIVVDLEDVLDRAEIRTARVTDIDPEAGVATLTPSGRGDAEHDEELDYDYAAVCLGAETAFYDLPGVEEHATPLKSLDDAARIRSDFLDVLETPGERRVVVGGAGLSGVQVASELAAFAREERETRAEGEEEDSNGVGTEDADRVTVTVLERLDSVAPAFPEKFQRAVHEALEARDVEVRTNAAVAEATADAVELESGETVPYDQFVWTGGIRGPDALDGERPAVNGTMRLGDGTFVVGDAARVVDADGEAVPASAQAAIREARTVADNIAALVEGGDDVFEPRLEPFAFDSPGWLVSIGDGAVAQVGPTVVTGKAAKALKTTVGAGYLSSVGAIRNAADLVSEELGYER; this comes from the coding sequence ATGCGAATCGCTGTCCTCGGCGCGGGCTACGCCGGACTCACCCTGGCCCGGAAGTTGGAGCGCACCGTCCCCGACGACGTCGAACTCGTCGTCGTCGAGCAGACCGGCCGCCACCTCGTCCAGCACGAGGTCCACCGGGCAATCCGCCGCCCGTCCATCGCCGACGAAATCGTGGTGGACCTGGAAGACGTGCTCGACCGCGCCGAGATTCGGACGGCGCGCGTGACCGACATCGACCCCGAGGCCGGCGTCGCCACCCTCACCCCCAGCGGACGTGGCGACGCCGAGCACGACGAGGAACTCGACTACGACTACGCCGCCGTCTGCCTCGGCGCCGAAACCGCCTTCTACGATTTGCCGGGCGTCGAGGAGCACGCCACCCCGCTGAAGTCGCTGGACGACGCCGCCCGAATCCGGTCGGACTTCCTCGACGTGCTGGAAACCCCCGGCGAGCGCCGGGTCGTCGTCGGCGGCGCGGGCCTGTCGGGCGTCCAGGTTGCGAGCGAACTCGCGGCGTTCGCCCGCGAGGAGCGCGAGACACGTGCCGAGGGGGAGGAAGAGGATAGTAACGGGGTTGGAACGGAAGACGCAGACCGCGTGACGGTCACCGTCCTCGAACGACTCGACAGCGTCGCGCCCGCGTTCCCGGAGAAGTTCCAGCGCGCGGTCCACGAGGCGCTCGAAGCGCGTGACGTCGAGGTTCGCACGAACGCGGCGGTCGCCGAAGCGACGGCCGACGCCGTCGAACTCGAATCCGGCGAGACGGTCCCGTACGACCAGTTCGTCTGGACCGGCGGCATCCGCGGCCCCGACGCGCTGGACGGCGAGCGCCCGGCGGTCAACGGCACGATGCGCCTGGGCGACGGCACCTTCGTCGTCGGCGACGCTGCGCGGGTCGTGGACGCCGACGGCGAGGCGGTGCCCGCGAGCGCTCAGGCGGCCATCCGCGAGGCGCGCACGGTCGCCGACAACATCGCCGCGCTCGTCGAGGGCGGCGACGACGTGTTCGAACCGCGCCTCGAACCGTTCGCGTTCGACTCGCCGGGATGGCTCGTCTCCATCGGCGACGGCGCGGTCGCACAGGTCGGGCCGACCGTCGTCACCGGGAAGGCGGCGAAGGCGCTGAAGACGACCGTCGGCGCGGGCTACCTCTCGTCGGTCGGGGCGATTCGCAACGCCGCCGACCTCGTGAGCGAGGAACTGGGCTACGAGCGGTGA
- a CDS encoding ubiquinol-cytochrome c reductase iron-sulfur subunit translates to MPEENDKYPESSGRRRFVKGVVGSASLAGIGTGAATAINSATSPSGAGGGITQFMAMENTAGPAPRGMPQVPIEVDSEGYLKGVWPEVKTVTQQGREVKVAEMNLGGVTYTSEWFQYCGVQTYPGVAPDADQDNYLRYTGNSKFEWQNEEVEKGAKVHVDDFADYETWGNGIGSSGIGKPAMTTWRSQDVPPSGTMVVQVIRSTKVEKMADKGDKWLQASTDQGFIANLNKCTHFCCVPSFKGLAGSAVAGATDMIYCQCHQSVYDPFNIVKKSFVALPRPEDD, encoded by the coding sequence ATGCCAGAAGAAAACGACAAGTATCCGGAGAGCTCAGGTCGTCGCCGCTTCGTGAAAGGCGTCGTCGGCAGCGCGTCCCTCGCGGGCATCGGGACCGGTGCCGCGACGGCAATCAACTCCGCCACCTCGCCCTCGGGTGCGGGCGGCGGTATCACGCAGTTCATGGCGATGGAGAACACGGCCGGCCCCGCCCCGCGCGGGATGCCACAGGTCCCCATCGAGGTCGACTCGGAGGGGTATCTGAAGGGCGTCTGGCCCGAGGTCAAGACCGTCACCCAGCAGGGCCGCGAGGTGAAGGTCGCGGAGATGAACCTCGGCGGCGTCACCTACACGAGCGAGTGGTTCCAGTACTGCGGCGTCCAGACGTACCCCGGCGTCGCGCCCGACGCCGACCAGGACAACTACCTCCGCTACACGGGCAACTCGAAGTTCGAGTGGCAGAACGAGGAGGTCGAGAAGGGCGCCAAGGTCCACGTCGACGACTTCGCCGACTACGAGACGTGGGGCAACGGCATCGGTTCGAGCGGCATCGGCAAGCCCGCGATGACGACCTGGCGCTCCCAGGACGTGCCCCCCAGCGGGACGATGGTCGTTCAGGTCATTCGCTCGACCAAGGTCGAGAAGATGGCCGACAAGGGCGACAAGTGGCTGCAGGCGAGCACGGACCAGGGGTTCATCGCCAACCTGAACAAGTGTACGCACTTCTGTTGCGTACCGTCGTTCAAGGGCCTGGCGGGGTCGGCGGTCGCCGGCGCGACCGACATGATCTACTGCCAGTGCCACCAGTCGGTGTACGACCCGTTCAACATCGTCAAGAAATCGTTCGTGGCGCTCCCGCGCCCGGAGGACGACTGA